One region of Cobetia sp. cqz5-12 genomic DNA includes:
- a CDS encoding HAD-IA family hydrolase yields the protein MPAALPRPAALIFDLDGTLVDTAPDLARATNELRRHHTLPALDYDVIRAEVSHGGSALVTLALGHELDHPEHATERTRLLEFYARDVAAHSVLFPGYDALIEVCQRAGLPWGIVTNKPRQFAEPLIAALKLTPGCLLCADDLPVKKPHPEPLWEAARCLGVNASECWYLGDHDRDMQAARAAGMLAVAVRYGYVREGDDVDAWPADVWFDTSEEVINAALRAADLR from the coding sequence CTGCCGGCAGCACTACCTCGTCCCGCCGCCTTGATCTTCGATCTCGATGGCACCCTGGTGGACACCGCGCCGGACCTGGCGCGCGCCACCAATGAGCTGCGTCGGCACCACACTCTGCCAGCACTGGACTATGACGTGATTCGCGCCGAGGTCTCGCATGGTGGCAGCGCTCTGGTGACGTTGGCCCTGGGCCATGAGCTCGATCATCCCGAGCATGCCACCGAACGCACTCGTCTGCTGGAATTCTATGCCCGCGATGTCGCGGCTCATAGTGTGCTGTTCCCGGGCTATGACGCACTTATCGAGGTCTGTCAACGCGCAGGCCTGCCGTGGGGCATCGTGACCAACAAGCCCCGTCAGTTCGCCGAGCCGCTGATCGCCGCGCTCAAGCTCACGCCCGGCTGCCTGCTGTGTGCCGATGACCTGCCGGTCAAGAAGCCGCATCCAGAGCCCCTGTGGGAGGCGGCGCGCTGCCTCGGCGTCAATGCCTCCGAGTGCTGGTACCTGGGGGATCATGACCGTGACATGCAGGCGGCGCGTGCAGCGGGCATGCTGGCGGTCGCGGTGCGCTACGGCTATGTCCGCGAGGGCGACGATGTGGATGCCTGGCCTGCCGATGTGTGGTTTGACACATCGGAAGAGGTCATCAATGCCGCACTGC
- the ubiG gene encoding bifunctional 2-polyprenyl-6-hydroxyphenol methylase/3-demethylubiquinol 3-O-methyltransferase UbiG, which translates to MSDNDTQQDAQPQDHLGNVDASEIAKFSALASRWWDRDSEFKPLHDINPLRVDYIDTHAGLAGKRVIDVGCGGGILSEAMAHRGAQVTGIDMGDAPLSVARLHQLESGVEVDYRQTTAEAAAEEMAGQFDVVTCLEMLEHVPDPSSVIAACARLVKPGGTVFFSTINRNPKAYAFAILGAEYVLQMLPRGTHEYRKFIRPAELGRWTRDAGLKMEGSTGMTYNPLTRKYRLNSSDLSVNYLMHTRRPTEEELA; encoded by the coding sequence ATGAGCGATAACGACACCCAGCAAGATGCCCAGCCCCAGGACCATCTGGGCAATGTCGATGCCAGCGAGATCGCCAAGTTCTCGGCATTGGCCAGTCGCTGGTGGGACCGTGATAGTGAATTCAAGCCGCTGCATGACATCAATCCGTTGCGGGTCGACTATATCGACACCCATGCTGGCCTGGCAGGCAAGCGCGTGATCGACGTCGGCTGCGGCGGCGGCATTCTCTCCGAAGCCATGGCGCATCGTGGCGCCCAGGTGACGGGTATCGACATGGGTGATGCGCCGCTTTCCGTTGCCCGCCTGCATCAGCTGGAGTCCGGTGTCGAGGTGGACTACCGCCAGACCACCGCCGAAGCTGCCGCAGAAGAGATGGCCGGCCAGTTCGACGTCGTCACCTGTCTGGAAATGCTCGAGCACGTGCCGGACCCATCCTCGGTGATCGCGGCCTGCGCACGGTTGGTCAAGCCCGGGGGGACGGTGTTCTTCTCGACCATCAACCGCAATCCCAAGGCGTATGCCTTCGCGATTCTCGGCGCGGAATATGTGCTGCAGATGCTGCCGCGTGGCACCCACGAGTATCGCAAGTTCATCCGTCCGGCCGAGCTGGGGCGCTGGACACGCGATGCTGGCCTCAAGATGGAAGGCTCCACCGGCATGACCTACAACCCGCTGACGCGCAAATATCGCCTGAATTCCTCCGACCTGTCGGTCAACTACCTGATGCACACTCGTCGTCCCACCGAGGAAGAGCTTGCGTGA
- the mtnA gene encoding S-methyl-5-thioribose-1-phosphate isomerase yields the protein MSLVPIRWVSQQECASREEDTAGTPPDASADVTRDVTSDVAQPAVKLALLDQRLLPGETREVLLEDARGVATAITDMVVRGAPAIGIAAAYGVALEAFVINREGGDWQSRLASACDVLAASRPTAVNLFWALDRMRKVIAAHATRSQAPYEALLKEAVRIHEQDLDDNLRMAEFGAQVIAASLAQGETRCEVMTHCNTGALATGGHGTALGVIRTAYAQGIVGRVHVNETRPWWQGSRLTAWELVQEKIPARLAVEGAASLIMQQGARTPEGVRWLIVGADRIAANGDTANKIGTFSLAVQARAHGIKVMVVAPLATFDGTLASGADIPIETRDAAELREAGGRQIAPQDIDVFNPVFDVTPHEYIDAIVTEHGVVESPDSDSVGALLGRAMRR from the coding sequence ATGAGCCTGGTTCCGATTCGCTGGGTAAGCCAGCAAGAGTGTGCGTCGCGGGAAGAAGACACGGCAGGCACCCCGCCCGATGCCAGCGCTGACGTCACTCGTGATGTCACGTCTGATGTCGCTCAGCCGGCGGTGAAGCTTGCGCTGCTCGACCAGCGTCTGCTGCCGGGTGAGACCCGCGAGGTGCTGCTCGAGGATGCACGCGGGGTCGCGACTGCCATTACCGACATGGTCGTCCGCGGTGCACCGGCCATCGGGATCGCCGCCGCCTATGGCGTGGCGCTGGAGGCTTTCGTCATCAACCGCGAGGGCGGCGACTGGCAGTCACGCCTGGCCAGCGCCTGTGATGTGCTGGCTGCCTCGCGCCCGACAGCGGTCAACCTGTTCTGGGCGCTGGATCGCATGCGCAAGGTGATTGCCGCACACGCCACCCGGTCGCAGGCCCCGTATGAGGCGCTGCTGAAGGAGGCCGTGCGCATTCATGAGCAGGATCTGGACGATAACCTTCGCATGGCTGAGTTTGGCGCCCAGGTGATCGCGGCCTCCCTCGCGCAAGGCGAGACGCGGTGCGAGGTCATGACCCACTGCAATACCGGCGCGCTGGCCACCGGCGGTCACGGCACGGCGTTGGGCGTGATCCGTACCGCCTACGCCCAGGGCATTGTTGGCCGCGTGCATGTCAACGAGACACGCCCCTGGTGGCAAGGTTCTCGCCTGACGGCGTGGGAGCTGGTGCAGGAGAAGATACCCGCGCGTCTGGCCGTGGAAGGAGCAGCCTCGCTGATCATGCAGCAGGGTGCCCGGACGCCGGAAGGGGTGCGCTGGTTGATCGTCGGCGCGGACCGCATCGCGGCCAACGGCGATACCGCCAACAAGATCGGTACCTTCTCGCTGGCCGTTCAGGCCCGCGCCCACGGCATCAAGGTCATGGTGGTGGCTCCGCTGGCCACGTTCGACGGCACCCTGGCCAGTGGCGCGGACATTCCCATCGAGACGCGCGACGCCGCCGAGCTGCGCGAGGCGGGCGGACGTCAGATCGCGCCGCAGGACATCGATGTCTTCAACCCGGTCTTTGATGTCACGCCGCATGAGTATATTGATGCCATCGTCACGGAACATGGCGTGGTAGAGTCGCCTGATAGCGACAGTGTGGGTGCGCTGCTCGGGCGCGCCATGCGCCGCTGA
- the galU gene encoding UTP--glucose-1-phosphate uridylyltransferase GalU — protein sequence MIRKAVLPVAGLGTRCLPASKAIPKEMITIVDKPVIQYVVEEAVAAGIKEIVLVTHSSKNAIENHFDKHFELETTLEAKGKLELLEQLRNIIPDDVKIISVRQPEPLGLGHAVLCAKPIVGDEPFIVMLPDVLVDGEGLEKNDLARMMEAYEATNAAQIMVENVPQDMAYKYGIVAIDGDTPEAGKSALINGMVEKPAPGTEPSTLAVIGRYLLPGRIFELLENTPPGAGGEIQLTDAIDTLRDDKAVAAYRMAGDTYDCGHQLGYLEATLSFAKRHPTFGEGFRELLTRYQEK from the coding sequence ATGATACGCAAGGCTGTTCTGCCTGTTGCCGGTCTCGGCACACGTTGCCTCCCGGCCTCCAAGGCCATCCCCAAGGAAATGATCACCATCGTCGACAAGCCGGTGATCCAATATGTGGTGGAAGAAGCGGTCGCAGCCGGTATCAAGGAAATCGTGCTGGTTACCCATTCCAGCAAGAATGCCATCGAGAACCACTTCGACAAGCACTTCGAGCTGGAAACCACCCTGGAAGCCAAGGGCAAGCTCGAGCTGCTCGAACAGCTGCGAAACATCATTCCTGATGACGTCAAGATCATCAGCGTGCGCCAGCCGGAGCCGCTGGGTCTGGGCCACGCCGTGCTTTGTGCCAAGCCGATCGTCGGTGATGAGCCGTTCATCGTCATGCTGCCGGACGTGCTGGTCGATGGCGAAGGGCTAGAGAAGAATGACCTGGCGCGCATGATGGAGGCCTATGAAGCCACCAATGCCGCCCAGATCATGGTCGAGAATGTCCCGCAGGACATGGCCTACAAGTACGGTATCGTCGCGATCGACGGTGACACGCCGGAAGCCGGCAAGTCCGCCCTGATCAATGGCATGGTCGAAAAACCGGCCCCGGGCACCGAGCCGTCGACCCTGGCGGTCATCGGCCGTTATCTGTTGCCGGGCCGTATCTTCGAGCTTCTGGAGAACACTCCGCCGGGCGCGGGTGGTGAGATCCAGCTGACCGATGCCATCGACACCCTGCGTGACGACAAGGCCGTCGCGGCCTACCGCATGGCCGGTGATACCTACGATTGCGGCCATCAGCTGGGCTATCTTGAAGCGACGCTTTCCTTTGCCAAGCGTCACCCGACCTTCGGTGAAGGCTTCCGCGAGCTGCTGACTCGCTACCAGGAGAAATAA
- a CDS encoding nucleotide sugar dehydrogenase encodes MQVLVHGSELAAATASAALASVGHRVWWWPHEDMDWAALERVDWLNSEPGLRERLDRHRERGDLTLVEDLASLRRIDIHWIAVSPDQRESALSRVEQLVATLDEPLVLVNNSTFPVGTTERFEALLPRDDQYAVALPDMLEEGRSLATFERPARWLLGSEAEPATLRVQELLRAFNRREDVFQIMPRRAAELTKLAINGMLATRISYMNEVAGLSDSLGVDVEYVRQGMGADPRIGFGYLYPGCGFGGPNFSRDLMRLADVQHQTGRESMLLEHVLDINEAKKETLFRKLWQHFDGELRGRTVAIWGAAFKPGTARIDHAPVLTLLEALWAQGVRVRVHDPAALSALGEACGAHPLLELVDGNMYDALEGADALMLVTEWKCYWNPDWQRLKRELGAGLVLDGRNIFDPRYVASQGLVYRGIGRRASP; translated from the coding sequence ATGCAGGTGCTGGTGCACGGAAGCGAACTGGCGGCGGCAACGGCCAGCGCCGCTCTGGCGAGCGTGGGTCACCGCGTCTGGTGGTGGCCGCATGAGGACATGGACTGGGCTGCCTTGGAACGCGTCGACTGGTTGAACAGTGAGCCAGGCCTGCGCGAACGTCTTGATCGCCACCGGGAGCGCGGCGATCTCACCCTGGTCGAGGACCTCGCGTCACTGCGGCGCATCGATATCCACTGGATCGCCGTCTCGCCGGATCAGCGGGAAAGCGCGCTGAGCCGTGTCGAGCAGCTGGTGGCGACCCTGGATGAGCCGCTGGTGCTGGTCAACAACTCGACTTTCCCGGTGGGCACGACCGAGCGTTTCGAGGCGTTGTTGCCGCGTGACGACCAGTACGCCGTCGCCTTGCCGGACATGCTGGAAGAGGGCCGTTCACTGGCCACCTTCGAGCGTCCGGCCCGCTGGTTGCTGGGCAGCGAGGCGGAACCTGCCACCCTGCGGGTGCAGGAGCTGCTGCGTGCCTTCAATCGGCGTGAAGATGTCTTCCAGATCATGCCGCGCCGTGCCGCCGAACTGACCAAGCTCGCCATCAATGGCATGCTCGCGACGCGTATCAGCTACATGAACGAGGTGGCGGGTCTCTCCGACTCCCTGGGCGTCGATGTGGAATATGTGCGTCAGGGCATGGGCGCCGACCCGCGTATCGGCTTTGGCTATCTCTATCCGGGCTGTGGGTTCGGCGGCCCGAACTTCTCGCGTGACCTGATGCGTCTGGCCGATGTCCAGCACCAGACAGGGCGTGAATCGATGCTGCTCGAGCATGTGCTCGACATCAACGAGGCCAAGAAGGAGACGCTGTTCCGCAAGCTGTGGCAGCACTTCGATGGTGAATTGCGCGGCCGTACCGTGGCGATATGGGGCGCGGCCTTCAAGCCCGGTACCGCGCGTATCGATCATGCGCCGGTCTTGACCCTGCTCGAGGCGCTGTGGGCCCAGGGCGTGCGCGTACGCGTGCATGATCCCGCGGCCTTGTCGGCGCTGGGTGAGGCCTGTGGTGCGCATCCGTTGCTGGAGCTGGTCGATGGCAACATGTATGACGCTCTGGAGGGTGCTGATGCCCTGATGCTGGTCACCGAGTGGAAGTGCTACTGGAACCCGGACTGGCAGCGTCTGAAGCGTGAGCTGGGTGCGGGTCTGGTGCTCGATGGCCGCAACATCTTCGACCCGCGTTATGTGGCAAGCCAGGGACTGGTCTATCGCGGCATCGGCCGCCGTGCCAGCCCCTGA
- a CDS encoding alcohol dehydrogenase family protein: MPTDTSTSSLPDSMLAIVTTGHGGYECLETQQRPVPTPGEGEVLIKVLAAGMNNTEINTRLGWYSSTITTATQQASSVHDNADADAATDKPAPPEGGWKGETPFPLIQGTDCCGEVVALGPNADASLLGKRVLVRSCMRSEGWDSLENEWMGSDFDGAFAQFVSVRASEVFAVDCDWSDVELGSLPCAYGTAENMLEQAELKAGERVLILGASGGVGSAALQLAKRRGATVYAVAGVAKHEALAELGADRLLDRKADLLELLGHESVDLVVDNVAGDNFPIMMKLLSRGGRLVTTGAIAGPMVTLDLRDLYLKNLRLLGTTAWCEATFPNLIRYVEQGEIRPLIAASFPLTEIVSAQQQFLSKGHVGKFVLEPWA; this comes from the coding sequence ATGCCCACTGACACCTCGACCTCCTCTCTGCCCGACTCCATGCTGGCGATCGTGACCACCGGCCATGGGGGTTATGAATGCCTCGAGACGCAGCAGCGCCCGGTGCCGACACCCGGTGAAGGCGAGGTGCTGATCAAGGTGCTGGCGGCTGGCATGAACAACACCGAGATCAATACGCGTCTGGGCTGGTATTCCTCCACGATCACCACCGCGACCCAACAAGCGAGCAGCGTGCATGACAACGCGGACGCAGATGCGGCGACTGACAAGCCGGCGCCGCCGGAAGGTGGCTGGAAGGGAGAGACGCCCTTCCCCCTGATACAGGGCACGGATTGCTGTGGCGAGGTGGTGGCATTGGGCCCGAATGCGGATGCCAGCCTGCTGGGCAAGCGCGTGCTGGTACGCTCCTGCATGCGCAGCGAGGGCTGGGACTCACTGGAAAATGAATGGATGGGCTCGGACTTCGACGGCGCCTTCGCGCAATTCGTCAGCGTGCGCGCCAGTGAAGTGTTCGCGGTGGACTGTGACTGGAGCGATGTCGAGCTTGGCTCCCTGCCCTGCGCCTACGGCACGGCGGAAAACATGCTCGAACAGGCAGAGCTCAAGGCGGGCGAGCGTGTGCTGATTCTGGGCGCCTCGGGCGGGGTCGGTTCCGCTGCATTGCAGCTTGCCAAGCGCCGTGGCGCGACGGTGTATGCCGTGGCGGGCGTTGCCAAGCATGAGGCCCTGGCAGAACTGGGTGCCGACAGACTTCTGGACCGCAAGGCCGACCTGCTCGAGCTGCTAGGCCACGAAAGCGTCGACCTGGTGGTCGACAATGTCGCTGGCGACAACTTCCCGATCATGATGAAGCTGCTTTCACGTGGCGGCCGTCTGGTGACCACCGGCGCCATCGCCGGCCCGATGGTGACACTGGATCTGCGCGACCTGTACCTCAAGAACCTGCGCCTGCTCGGCACCACTGCCTGGTGTGAAGCCACCTTCCCCAATCTGATCCGCTATGTGGAGCAAGGCGAGATTCGCCCGCTGATCGCGGCCAGCTTCCCGTTGACCGAAATTGTAAGCGCGCAACAGCAGTTTCTCAGCAAGGGCCACGTGGGCAAGTTCGTGCTCGAGCCCTGGGCCTGA
- a CDS encoding superoxide dismutase, whose product MAFELPALPYEKNALEPTISAETLEYHYGKHHQAYVTKLNSMVEGTADAEKSLEEIIQSAQGGLFNQAAQVWNHTFYWHCLSPNGGGEPSGPLADAIVAKWGSVADFKEAFNTSAAGNFGSGWTWLVKNTQGELEIVNTDDADTPIAKSGQTPLLTVDVWEHAYYVDYRNARPKYLESIWNIINWEFAAQNFAA is encoded by the coding sequence ATGGCATTTGAACTTCCAGCACTGCCGTACGAAAAGAACGCACTCGAGCCGACCATCTCTGCCGAGACCCTTGAGTACCATTACGGCAAGCATCACCAAGCCTATGTCACCAAGCTGAACAGCATGGTCGAAGGCACTGCTGACGCAGAAAAATCTCTCGAAGAGATCATCCAGAGCGCTCAGGGTGGTCTGTTCAACCAGGCGGCTCAGGTGTGGAACCACACCTTCTACTGGCACTGCCTGTCCCCGAATGGTGGTGGCGAGCCGTCCGGTCCGCTGGCAGACGCCATCGTGGCCAAGTGGGGCTCCGTTGCTGACTTCAAGGAAGCCTTCAACACTTCCGCCGCTGGCAACTTCGGTTCCGGTTGGACCTGGCTGGTCAAGAACACCCAGGGCGAGCTGGAAATCGTCAACACTGACGATGCTGACACCCCGATCGCCAAGTCTGGTCAGACTCCGCTGCTGACCGTCGACGTCTGGGAGCACGCCTACTACGTCGACTACCGCAACGCGCGTCCGAAGTACCTGGAAAGCATCTGGAACATCATCAACTGGGAATTCGCTGCGCAGAACTTCGCAGCCTGA
- the tamA gene encoding autotransporter assembly complex protein TamA, with protein MSGDNKEPARATRPRGLPHRYLTPLIVCGGLCFAPQALAIDAAVKGVKGATATNVVNFLAGMTLEGDAPAERYEDEIIRRTQEALQAFGYYDAQITLSYPEKGLLGGDDVVVTVDAGAPVTIETLELRLEGDAARDKVMKKVLADADLEEGDVLRHSRYDSLKSTLTSLSLERGYFDTSFSQQRIEVRPWLHSARIYLVMQSGQRYRFGDITYLNSQIELDRVKAMQPFETGDYYEAGKLTQFNQRLSEAGWFRSAAIKPQLNSGAELKTTSPDSEIKTPYAEAQGYEGSWIADVERTEVKGAEVKGTGSEQTGVESRRADASPRPYSTVPAAQAAGSATEDQTSLAAGSDTPVLTGDALEAAVKTANGPIIPVDISLIPADRHKFETGIGYATDVGPRLQFSWEMPWVNRYGHSLTNSLFLSSPEQTFEGEYRMPLEDPLKDSYVLEYGMSNTDDEDTESLETTVRFTREWKFDNGWTQRVFFGSTYEDYTQADESGAVLLLYPGVSWNRTRTRPKTFPMWGDRQQLTFEYGDQMWGSDVTFLRSQFNTNWIRSIGDNHRFVARMGVGHVDTDNFDDMPPSMRFFTGGDNSVRGYSYETLAPEDDDGDLEGGSSLLTSSLEYDYRLTGDWWGATFYDAGNAFNGWDALELKTAAGMGIRWISPVGPIRLDIAHPFDDEDNDYRIHFSIGPEF; from the coding sequence ATGAGTGGCGACAACAAAGAGCCTGCTCGAGCGACCAGGCCGCGCGGTTTGCCGCATCGCTATCTGACGCCGCTGATCGTGTGTGGCGGTCTGTGCTTCGCGCCGCAGGCACTGGCGATCGATGCCGCCGTCAAGGGAGTCAAGGGCGCGACGGCCACCAATGTGGTCAACTTCCTGGCCGGGATGACGCTCGAGGGCGATGCTCCGGCCGAGCGCTATGAGGATGAGATCATCCGGCGCACCCAGGAAGCGCTGCAGGCCTTCGGTTACTACGATGCCCAGATCACGCTCAGCTATCCCGAGAAGGGGTTGCTGGGCGGCGATGATGTGGTCGTGACGGTGGATGCCGGTGCGCCGGTCACCATCGAGACGCTGGAGCTGCGACTTGAAGGCGACGCTGCGCGTGACAAGGTCATGAAGAAGGTGCTGGCCGACGCCGACCTCGAGGAAGGCGATGTGCTGCGTCACTCTCGCTATGACAGCCTCAAGTCGACTCTGACGTCACTCAGTCTCGAGCGCGGCTATTTCGACACCTCCTTCTCCCAGCAGCGCATCGAGGTACGCCCCTGGCTGCACTCGGCACGCATCTATCTGGTCATGCAGAGCGGTCAGCGCTACCGCTTCGGCGATATCACCTATCTCAACAGTCAGATAGAGCTGGATCGCGTCAAGGCCATGCAGCCGTTCGAGACGGGCGATTATTACGAAGCCGGCAAACTGACCCAATTCAATCAGCGGCTGAGTGAGGCTGGCTGGTTCCGCTCGGCCGCGATCAAGCCACAGCTCAATTCGGGCGCCGAACTCAAGACCACCAGCCCCGACAGCGAGATAAAGACCCCCTATGCCGAGGCACAGGGCTATGAGGGATCATGGATTGCCGATGTCGAGCGGACTGAGGTAAAGGGGGCTGAAGTCAAGGGGACTGGGAGCGAGCAGACGGGGGTTGAGAGCCGCCGCGCTGACGCCTCGCCCCGCCCGTACTCGACGGTGCCTGCCGCGCAGGCTGCGGGGTCGGCGACAGAAGATCAAACGTCTCTGGCCGCCGGTAGTGACACGCCGGTACTGACGGGCGATGCGCTGGAGGCCGCGGTCAAGACGGCCAACGGTCCCATCATTCCCGTGGACATCAGCCTGATTCCCGCCGACCGCCACAAGTTCGAGACCGGTATCGGCTATGCGACGGATGTCGGGCCACGCCTGCAGTTCAGCTGGGAGATGCCGTGGGTCAATCGCTATGGCCATAGCCTGACCAACAGCCTGTTCCTGTCCTCGCCGGAACAGACCTTCGAGGGCGAATACCGCATGCCGCTCGAAGACCCGCTCAAGGATAGCTATGTCCTCGAGTACGGGATGTCGAATACCGACGATGAAGATACCGAGAGTCTCGAGACCACCGTGCGCTTCACCCGCGAGTGGAAGTTCGACAATGGCTGGACCCAGCGCGTGTTCTTCGGTTCCACCTATGAGGACTACACCCAGGCGGATGAATCCGGAGCCGTGCTGCTGCTGTATCCCGGTGTGAGCTGGAACCGCACCCGCACACGCCCCAAGACCTTCCCGATGTGGGGCGACCGCCAACAGCTGACCTTCGAATATGGCGATCAGATGTGGGGCTCGGACGTGACCTTCCTGCGTTCCCAGTTCAACACCAACTGGATACGCTCCATCGGCGACAACCATCGTTTCGTGGCGCGCATGGGCGTCGGCCACGTCGATACCGACAACTTTGATGACATGCCGCCCTCGATGCGCTTCTTCACGGGGGGCGACAACAGTGTGCGTGGCTATTCCTACGAGACACTCGCCCCGGAAGACGACGATGGCGATCTGGAAGGCGGTAGCTCGTTGCTCACCAGCAGCCTGGAATACGATTACCGCCTGACCGGCGACTGGTGGGGCGCGACCTTCTACGACGCCGGCAACGCCTTCAATGGCTGGGACGCACTCGAGCTCAAGACGGCGGCCGGCATGGGGATTCGCTGGATCTCGCCGGTGGGGCCGATTCGTCTCGATATCGCCCATCCCTTCGATGATGAAGACAACGATTACCGTATTCACTTCTCGATCGGGCCGGAATTCTGA